Proteins encoded in a region of the Kiloniellales bacterium genome:
- a CDS encoding HlyD family secretion protein has protein sequence MRRKTLRGLLLGVTPVLVVAAVGYVYATGGRYVTTENAYVKAEIITVSANVDGQVVRVLARDNQRVEAGDLLFDLDPRPFETAIAAAEAELAHVRQKISSLRAHYREGQMEVAAARERIRYLEIAHQRQQQLLVKGHGTQVRFDETEHSLAMARRRLAVVQENNAMVLADLGGSPELSVERHPLFMKAEAALTRATLDLDYASVRAPSDGTLSNVTLQSGEYVEAGDPLFALVTIDQPWIEANLKEVQLTHVRVGQSATVVVDSYPNVTWQARVESISPATGAEFAILPPQNATGNWVKVVQRIPVRLRLENPDLERTQSPESAEGADVAAPLGVGQDLLRAGMTATVRIDTGEERKPAAVFGRVLAGPAEE, from the coding sequence GTGAGGCGCAAGACGTTGCGAGGGTTGCTTCTCGGGGTCACGCCCGTGCTGGTCGTGGCGGCGGTCGGCTACGTCTACGCCACCGGGGGGCGCTACGTCACCACCGAGAACGCCTACGTCAAAGCCGAGATCATCACGGTCAGCGCCAACGTGGACGGCCAGGTCGTCCGGGTTCTGGCCCGCGACAACCAGCGCGTCGAGGCCGGCGACCTCCTCTTCGACCTTGATCCCCGGCCCTTCGAGACGGCGATCGCGGCGGCCGAGGCGGAGCTCGCTCATGTGCGCCAGAAGATCTCTTCGCTGCGGGCCCACTACCGGGAGGGCCAGATGGAAGTGGCGGCCGCCCGGGAGCGCATCCGCTACCTGGAGATTGCCCACCAGCGGCAGCAGCAGCTCCTGGTCAAGGGCCATGGCACGCAGGTCCGGTTCGACGAGACCGAGCACAGCCTCGCCATGGCGCGCCGCCGCCTCGCCGTGGTGCAGGAGAACAACGCCATGGTGCTCGCCGATCTCGGCGGCAGTCCCGAGCTGTCGGTGGAACGGCATCCGCTCTTCATGAAGGCCGAGGCGGCGCTGACCCGCGCGACCCTCGACCTGGACTATGCCTCGGTGCGCGCGCCGTCGGACGGCACCCTCAGCAACGTGACCCTGCAGAGCGGAGAGTATGTCGAAGCCGGCGACCCGCTGTTCGCGCTGGTCACGATCGACCAGCCCTGGATCGAGGCCAACCTCAAAGAGGTCCAACTGACCCATGTCCGGGTCGGTCAGTCCGCCACGGTCGTCGTCGACAGCTATCCCAACGTGACGTGGCAGGCCCGGGTCGAGAGCATCAGCCCCGCGACCGGCGCGGAGTTCGCCATCCTCCCGCCGCAGAACGCCACCGGCAACTGGGTCAAGGTCGTCCAGCGCATCCCGGTCCGGCTCCGCCTGGAGAATCCCGATCTCGAGCGGACCCAGAGTCCGGAGTCGGCCGAGGGCGCGGACGTCGCCGCCCCACTCGGCGTGGGTCAGGACCTGCTCCGCGCCGGCATGACCGCCACGGTCCGTATCGACACGGGCGAGGAGCGCAAGCCCGCCGCCGTGTTCGGGCGTGTGCTTGCCGGTCCGGCCGAAGAGTAG